The following proteins come from a genomic window of Gehongia tenuis:
- the gyrB gene encoding DNA topoisomerase (ATP-hydrolyzing) subunit B: protein MAIEQVRYDEKQIQVLEGLEAVRRRPGMYIGSTDARGLHHLVYEIVDNSIDEAMAGFCKEINVTIEEGNVVTVTDDGRGIPTGIHPKVGKSSVEVCLTILHAGGKFDGQGYRVSGGLHGVGMSVVNALSSWLKVQVYQNGKIHTQEYNRGVPLEDVKVVGDTERTGTTISFLPDKQIFETLEFSYDVLKNRLMELAFLNRGIIIHLNDGRTGMEKKETFHFEGGIISFVKKINKNKTVLFDEPIYMTGEKDTSTCEIAMQYTDAYNELISSYANNIPTVEGGTHLSGFKNALTRVVNDYGRSKGLIKDDVKLTGEDIREGLTAIISVKLMEPQFEGQTKTKLGNSEVRSMVDQAVAKGLSTFLEENPAVARTMIDKCLTASRAREAARKARDLVKRKSTLETTSLPGKLADCTERDPAKSEIFLVEGDSAGGSAKQGRDRTFQAILPLRGKILNVEKTRLGRILGNNEIKAMATAFGAGIGEDFDVSKLRYHRIICMTDADVDGSHIRTLMLTFFYRYMRPLIDEGHVYIAQPPLYKVVKSKKEKYLYKDEELEAYLNEIGREGAVIQRYKGLGEMNAEQLWDTTMDPEKRIMLRVSLDDAIEADEIFTVLMGDQVEPRREFIEANAKLAQLDI from the coding sequence ATGGCAATTGAGCAGGTACGCTATGACGAAAAACAGATTCAGGTTCTGGAGGGACTGGAGGCTGTAAGACGCCGCCCGGGCATGTACATCGGGTCCACCGATGCCAGAGGCCTGCATCACCTGGTCTATGAAATCGTGGACAACAGCATAGACGAAGCCATGGCCGGCTTCTGTAAGGAAATCAATGTGACCATCGAGGAGGGCAATGTGGTGACCGTCACCGATGACGGCCGCGGCATTCCCACCGGCATCCATCCCAAAGTGGGCAAATCATCGGTGGAGGTCTGCCTCACCATTCTTCATGCCGGCGGCAAGTTTGACGGTCAGGGCTACCGGGTATCCGGCGGCCTGCACGGCGTGGGCATGTCGGTGGTGAACGCCCTGTCCTCCTGGCTGAAGGTGCAGGTTTACCAAAACGGCAAAATCCACACGCAGGAATATAACCGCGGCGTGCCGCTGGAGGATGTAAAGGTGGTGGGCGATACCGAGCGCACCGGAACCACCATCTCCTTTCTGCCGGATAAGCAGATCTTTGAGACTTTGGAGTTCTCCTATGACGTGCTGAAAAACCGGCTGATGGAGCTGGCCTTCTTGAACCGCGGCATCATCATCCACCTGAACGACGGACGGACGGGCATGGAGAAGAAGGAAACCTTCCATTTCGAAGGCGGCATCATCTCCTTCGTCAAGAAGATCAACAAGAACAAGACGGTGCTCTTTGACGAGCCTATCTATATGACCGGCGAAAAGGATACCAGCACCTGCGAGATCGCCATGCAATACACCGACGCTTATAACGAGCTGATCTCATCCTACGCGAACAATATTCCCACCGTGGAGGGCGGAACTCATCTGTCCGGCTTCAAGAATGCGCTCACCCGCGTGGTGAACGATTATGGCCGCAGCAAGGGACTCATCAAAGACGATGTGAAGCTGACCGGCGAAGATATCCGCGAGGGCCTGACGGCCATCATTTCGGTTAAGCTGATGGAGCCCCAGTTTGAAGGCCAGACCAAAACCAAGCTGGGCAACAGCGAGGTTCGCAGCATGGTGGATCAGGCGGTGGCCAAGGGCCTGTCCACTTTCCTTGAGGAGAATCCCGCGGTGGCCCGCACCATGATCGATAAGTGCCTGACCGCATCCAGAGCCCGGGAAGCGGCGCGCAAAGCCCGGGATCTGGTCAAGCGCAAGAGCACGCTGGAAACCACCTCCCTTCCGGGTAAACTGGCGGACTGCACCGAGCGGGACCCCGCCAAGAGCGAGATCTTCCTGGTGGAGGGCGATTCCGCCGGCGGTTCGGCAAAGCAGGGCCGGGACCGGACCTTTCAGGCTATCCTTCCCCTTCGGGGCAAGATTCTCAATGTGGAAAAGACCCGGCTGGGAAGAATTCTGGGCAATAACGAGATCAAGGCCATGGCCACGGCTTTTGGCGCGGGAATCGGCGAGGACTTCGACGTGTCGAAGCTCCGCTATCACCGCATCATCTGCATGACCGATGCCGATGTGGACGGCAGCCATATCCGCACCCTCATGCTCACCTTCTTCTATCGCTACATGCGTCCGCTTATTGATGAGGGCCATGTGTACATTGCCCAGCCGCCCCTTTATAAGGTGGTTAAAAGCAAGAAGGAAAAATACCTCTACAAGGACGAGGAGCTGGAGGCCTATCTGAATGAGATCGGCCGGGAGGGCGCAGTGATTCAGCGCTACAAGGGTCTTGGCGAGATGAACGCCGAGCAGCTTTGGGATACCACCATGGACCCGGAGAAGCGGATCATGTTGCGGGTGTCCCTGGACGACGCCATTGAGGCCGACGAAATCTTTACAGTGCTCATGGGCGACCAGGTGGAACCCCGGAGGGAGTTCATTGAGGCCAACGCCAAGCTGGCTCAGCTCGATATATAA
- the remB gene encoding extracellular matrix regulator RemB, which produces MFIHIGEGRMVDTKEIVAILDMRSAREAPDTREFLWALESEGRTEILGEGNRSVVLVRRRDGQFGYYSPIQTVTLQGRCDQAYFEGKDDSIHGN; this is translated from the coding sequence ATGTTCATACACATTGGCGAGGGGCGCATGGTGGATACGAAAGAAATTGTAGCGATTTTGGATATGCGCAGCGCTCGTGAAGCTCCCGACACCCGGGAATTTTTATGGGCGCTGGAAAGCGAGGGCCGCACGGAAATCCTGGGGGAGGGGAACCGCTCCGTGGTTTTGGTGCGGCGAAGAGACGGTCAGTTTGGATATTATTCGCCCATTCAGACGGTGACGCTGCAGGGGCGCTGTGATCAAGCTTATTTCGAGGGAAAGGACGATAGCATTCATGGCAATTGA
- a CDS encoding ParB/RepB/Spo0J family partition protein, giving the protein MRIPLVREAVKEDGRILLLPVDSVWPNPYQPRRTFSDEALFELSQSIRQLGLLQPITVRQVGIHAYELIAGERRLRAAKLAGLREIPAQVIKAYEGESALMALVENLQRENLSYMEEALGYQSLIKEHNLTQEEVARQVGKSQSTVANKLRILRLPKAVKDELNASGLSERHARALLRLPDEESQLSALRKAVKGHLTVQKLEALVEDELQEKTPAKPKRRIFMVYKDHRLFVNTMKNAVREMNAQGIRAEYSQKRLDDQLEIKVIIPLM; this is encoded by the coding sequence ATGAGAATTCCCCTGGTCAGGGAAGCCGTCAAGGAGGACGGACGGATTCTCCTTTTGCCGGTGGACTCCGTTTGGCCCAATCCCTATCAGCCCAGACGGACTTTTTCCGATGAGGCTCTGTTTGAGCTCAGCCAGTCCATCCGGCAGCTGGGACTCCTGCAGCCCATTACCGTGCGGCAGGTCGGCATCCATGCCTATGAGCTGATTGCCGGCGAGCGTCGCCTTAGAGCGGCTAAGCTGGCGGGGCTTCGGGAAATACCCGCTCAGGTCATCAAGGCCTATGAAGGGGAATCGGCGCTGATGGCGCTGGTGGAGAATCTTCAGCGGGAGAACCTCAGCTACATGGAGGAGGCCCTGGGCTACCAAAGCCTCATAAAGGAGCACAACCTGACCCAGGAGGAAGTTGCCCGCCAAGTAGGCAAGAGTCAGTCCACCGTGGCCAATAAGCTGCGCATTCTCCGGCTGCCCAAAGCGGTCAAGGACGAGCTCAACGCATCCGGACTGTCCGAGCGCCATGCCAGGGCGCTGCTTCGGCTGCCCGACGAGGAAAGCCAGCTTTCCGCCCTCAGAAAGGCTGTGAAGGGCCATCTGACCGTACAGAAGCTGGAGGCCCTTGTGGAGGACGAGCTCCAGGAGAAAACCCCGGCAAAACCCAAACGGCGCATTTTCATGGTCTATAAGGATCACCGGCTGTTTGTAAACACCATGAAAAATGCGGTGCGGGAAATGAACGCCCAGGGCATTCGGGCGGAATACTCCCAAAAGCGGCTGGATGATCAGCTGGAGATCAAGGTTATCATACCTTTGATGTAA
- the rsmG gene encoding 16S rRNA (guanine(527)-N(7))-methyltransferase RsmG: MGIVMTQDMAEKLTAYHTLLMEANETMNLTRIVDEEEAVSRQYLDSVPAQVLRQIPEGARVVDVGTGAGLPGIPLAILRPDVEMTLMDALQKRVAFLQKTAEALELPLRVIHIRAEDGGRAQEHRERYDVAVARAVAPMAALAEYLLPLVKVGGKALCYKGPKGGQELDAAREGIGLLGGRAMDILPVRDPFFERNCSIIVLQKNYKTPIKYPRNSGVIKKSPLIASNLRISRSK, encoded by the coding sequence ATGGGCATTGTTATGACGCAGGACATGGCGGAGAAGCTCACGGCGTATCATACCCTTTTGATGGAAGCCAATGAGACCATGAACCTCACCCGCATCGTGGACGAGGAGGAGGCGGTCAGCCGTCAGTATCTGGATTCCGTGCCTGCCCAGGTTCTCCGGCAGATCCCGGAGGGGGCGAGGGTGGTGGACGTGGGCACCGGCGCTGGGCTGCCCGGCATACCTCTGGCTATTTTGCGGCCGGATGTGGAAATGACCCTCATGGACGCCCTGCAAAAGCGGGTGGCTTTTCTTCAAAAAACGGCGGAGGCATTGGAGCTCCCTCTCAGGGTGATCCATATCCGGGCGGAGGACGGCGGAAGGGCGCAGGAGCATCGGGAACGCTACGACGTGGCCGTGGCCCGGGCTGTCGCGCCCATGGCGGCTCTTGCCGAGTACCTGCTGCCCTTGGTGAAGGTGGGCGGCAAGGCGCTATGCTACAAGGGGCCCAAGGGCGGGCAGGAGCTGGACGCGGCCAGGGAGGGCATCGGCCTTTTGGGCGGCCGCGCCATGGACATCCTTCCGGTTCGCGACCCTTTTTTTGAAAGAAATTGCAGCATAATCGTTCTACAAAAAAATTATAAAACCCCCATCAAATACCCGAGGAACAGCGGCGTCATTAAAAAATCTCCGCTGATCGCCTCGAATCTTCGCATTTCACGCTCCAAATAA